A region of Prochlorococcus marinus subsp. pastoris str. CCMP1986 DNA encodes the following proteins:
- a CDS encoding SLC13 family permease: protein MNLISFFSNNLDALITVLVLFLSLILFIKNTIAPELTGLLCVGIFIVTGVLTPEKALSGFGSPSLITLMGLFAVSSALFKSGALDRVRELISSENIKTPRKLILLITFLIAPISGIVPNTPVVASLLPLIEGWCERRNISPSKVLLPLSFATLLGGTLTLLGSSVNLLVSDISQQLGYGSLELFSLTSIGIPVWLIGTTYMILVSDVLLPDRGRNKDFIKNGNMNIYFTEVTIPSSSELVGQSVRNSRLQRRFDVDVLELQRNGKVILPPLADRKFEPEDRLIVRVTRADLLRLQQEHTILLAENKRSIVGTNLLSNEEGTKTFEALLPSGSTLAGASLRELRFRQRHNATVLALRRGQQTVQERLGQAVLRAGDVLLLQAPLDSIRGLQASNDLLILDQFEDDLPFLIRKPIAIAIAIGMVLLPALTNIPLVGSVLLAVIAMVAFGCLRPAEIQRSIRLDIILLLGSLSSFSVAMQVTGLADLIAINLDFILSGMPLYFALIVIFISTVILTQFISNAASVALILPVAIQFSSVLGISPNALIMLVLFGASQSFLTPMGYQTNLMVYGPGRYRFFDIAKYGAGLTLIMSLIVPALIILNFK from the coding sequence ATGAATCTGATTTCTTTTTTTAGTAATAATTTAGATGCACTAATAACAGTATTAGTTTTATTTCTGTCATTAATTTTATTTATAAAAAATACTATAGCCCCTGAATTAACTGGTTTATTATGCGTTGGAATATTTATTGTCACTGGAGTTCTAACCCCTGAAAAAGCCTTATCTGGATTTGGAAGCCCATCTTTAATCACTTTGATGGGTTTATTTGCAGTCTCATCTGCATTATTTAAAAGTGGTGCGTTAGACAGAGTAAGGGAGCTTATATCCTCTGAAAATATTAAAACGCCTAGAAAATTAATTTTACTTATAACTTTTTTAATAGCTCCAATATCTGGAATCGTTCCCAATACGCCAGTTGTAGCTTCCCTTTTGCCTTTAATTGAAGGCTGGTGTGAACGACGAAATATTTCACCTTCCAAAGTCCTTTTACCTTTATCTTTTGCAACTCTATTAGGAGGAACACTTACATTATTAGGTAGCTCAGTAAATCTGCTAGTAAGTGATATTAGTCAGCAATTAGGCTATGGTTCTCTTGAATTATTTAGCTTGACTTCAATAGGGATTCCAGTTTGGTTAATAGGCACAACATATATGATCTTAGTCTCTGATGTTCTTTTGCCTGATAGAGGAAGAAATAAAGATTTTATTAAAAATGGTAATATGAATATCTATTTTACAGAAGTTACCATTCCTTCTTCCTCCGAATTAGTTGGCCAATCAGTAAGAAATAGTAGATTACAAAGAAGATTTGATGTTGATGTTCTTGAGTTGCAAAGAAACGGAAAAGTAATATTACCTCCTCTTGCAGATCGCAAATTTGAGCCTGAAGATAGATTGATAGTACGTGTTACGAGGGCAGATTTATTGCGATTACAACAAGAACATACAATTTTGTTAGCTGAAAACAAGAGATCTATTGTCGGAACAAATCTTCTCTCTAATGAAGAAGGTACTAAAACTTTCGAGGCTTTGCTCCCTTCAGGATCAACTTTAGCAGGAGCAAGCTTGAGAGAACTGAGATTTAGGCAACGCCATAATGCCACAGTTTTAGCCCTCAGAAGAGGACAACAAACTGTTCAGGAAAGATTAGGTCAAGCCGTTTTAAGAGCAGGAGATGTTTTGTTACTTCAGGCACCTTTAGACTCAATAAGAGGTCTGCAAGCAAGTAACGACTTATTAATTTTAGATCAATTTGAAGATGATTTACCATTTTTAATTAGAAAACCAATTGCAATTGCAATTGCAATTGGTATGGTTCTCTTGCCTGCTCTAACTAATATTCCATTAGTAGGGTCAGTTCTTTTAGCAGTTATAGCGATGGTTGCTTTTGGATGTTTGCGTCCTGCAGAAATACAAAGGTCAATTAGGTTAGATATTATTTTATTATTAGGTTCACTATCAAGCTTCAGTGTAGCTATGCAAGTCACTGGATTGGCAGATCTAATAGCCATAAATTTGGATTTTATCCTAAGTGGAATGCCACTTTATTTTGCTTTAATAGTAATTTTTATATCAACTGTAATACTAACTCAATTTATAAGTAACGCTGCTTCTGTCGCGCTGATATTGCCTGTAGCTATTCAGTTTTCAAGCGTTCTAGGGATCTCACCAAATGCCCTGATAATGCTTGTATTGTTCGGTGCAAGTCAATCATTCTTAACTCCAATGGGTTATCAAACAAATTTAATGGTTTATGGACCTGGGAGATATAGATTTTTTGATATTGCAAAATATGGGGCGGGTTTAACACTTATAATGTCTTTGATTGTGCCTGCTTTGATAATTTTAAATTTTAAATAA
- a CDS encoding NAD(P)/FAD-dependent oxidoreductase gives MKSIKKPIVIVGAGFGGMTVASNLKELNPSLPILVVDSEAKFIFKPLMYEVLSEELSMWETAPEFSNIFSNLGITFLRNCLTKIRFDEKILEFSDDLNIGYECLILCTGSLSSNFSVRGVDENCYFFNNLNDLKKLKSFLQKFQNDKIKKNLFVIGAGPSGVEIACKINDIYKNKFDISIVERSNEILGRNKIFNREEAEKALEKRKINVLLNSTVQEISDQKISILDGSEIKDLDQDIVIWTAGVKPNLPYIDAQVTQKDGRILVNENFQIDNCVNSFAIGDISIIKGMEDLPLTAQVAMQQGNHLAKNIELLFQEKELLPFNFEDNGEMISLGIGEASISALGVTLSGKFAFEARRLIYASKMPDISKSLKSTASWLFQKKSTINNFINKKP, from the coding sequence ATGAAATCAATAAAAAAACCAATAGTAATAGTTGGAGCAGGCTTTGGAGGTATGACAGTTGCTTCAAACTTAAAAGAACTTAATCCTTCTTTGCCGATCCTAGTCGTTGATTCTGAAGCAAAGTTTATATTTAAACCTTTAATGTATGAAGTTTTAAGCGAAGAATTATCAATGTGGGAGACTGCTCCTGAATTTTCAAATATATTTTCAAATTTAGGTATTACATTTCTAAGAAATTGTTTAACTAAAATTAGATTTGATGAAAAGATTCTCGAATTTAGTGATGATTTAAATATAGGTTATGAATGTTTGATTCTTTGTACAGGATCCTTATCTAGTAATTTTTCAGTTAGAGGAGTAGATGAAAATTGTTATTTTTTCAATAATTTAAATGATCTTAAAAAATTAAAGTCGTTTTTACAAAAGTTTCAGAATGACAAAATTAAGAAAAACTTATTTGTAATTGGAGCTGGTCCTTCTGGGGTAGAGATCGCATGCAAAATTAATGATATATATAAAAATAAATTTGATATAAGTATTGTTGAAAGGTCTAATGAAATTTTAGGTCGAAATAAGATTTTTAATCGAGAAGAAGCCGAGAAAGCTTTAGAAAAAAGAAAAATAAATGTTCTTTTAAATTCAACTGTTCAAGAAATTTCTGACCAAAAAATTAGTATTTTGGATGGTTCTGAGATTAAAGACTTAGATCAAGATATTGTGATCTGGACTGCTGGGGTCAAACCTAACCTTCCATACATTGACGCACAAGTCACACAAAAAGATGGAAGAATTCTCGTGAATGAAAATTTTCAGATAGATAATTGTGTAAACTCTTTTGCTATTGGAGATATTTCAATTATTAAAGGTATGGAGGATTTGCCTTTGACCGCTCAAGTTGCAATGCAACAAGGAAATCATCTTGCTAAAAATATCGAATTACTCTTTCAAGAAAAAGAGCTTTTGCCTTTTAATTTTGAGGACAATGGTGAAATGATTAGTTTAGGAATTGGTGAAGCATCCATCTCTGCTTTAGGTGTAACTTTATCGGGTAAATTTGCATTTGAAGCAAGAAGATTGATTTATGCTTCAAAAATGCCTGATATTAGTAAAAGCTTAAAATCTACGGCTTCTTGGTTATTTCAAAAAAAATCTACTATAAATAACTTTATTAATAAAAAACCATAA